The Rosa rugosa chromosome 1, drRosRugo1.1, whole genome shotgun sequence genomic sequence CAAACACTTGATTGGACTGATAGACTATACCTTACTGTCTATCCACCAGACAAGCGCAAGCTCAAGTTTTGGCCTGAAAATCCCAAATCTTTTAGGTAACATATATGGTCAGAACTTAGAACTCCCATTTTTATCAAGCTATTGAAAGATGGTTTTTCATCCTATAAATGATGTACACTGCAGGGATACTCTAGACCAATATACCAGTAAGTTACAGGTCataacagaaactgtccttaaGGGCATGGCGCGGTCATTAAATTTGGAGGAAGATTGCTTTCTGGACAAGTATGGAGAACAAAGGAAAATGGATGCTAGGTTTAACTTCTATCCTCCTTGTTCAAGGCCTGATCGCGTACTAGGTGTCAAGCCACATGCAGATGGAACAATAATCACCCTTCTGTTGCAAGATAAAGAAGTGGAAGGTCTTCAATTTCTGAAAGATGGTCAATGGTTTAGAGCTCCAATTGTTCCCGAGGCACTTCTAATTAATGTTGGTGATCAAGCAGAGGTAACTAAAGCTTTAAAATGTCTTTGTATCTCAATGTTTTGGCTAAGACCAACTAATTGCCATCAAAACCTGTTCTTTGTGATGCACAGATATTGACTAATGGACTGTTCAAGAGCCCAGTGCACAAGGTAGTGACAAATGCCGAAAAGGAGAGGATTTCTTTGGCTACGTTTTGTGTCCCGGATTCAGAGACAGATATTGAACCCTTTGAAAGCCTCATCAATGAGTCAAGGCCAAGGTTGTACAGAAAGATTAAAAACTACGGTGGCATCTTTCTCGAGTACTACCAGCAGGGAAGAAGACCAATTGAAGCAGCAATTATATAACCATGATTATGCATCTCTTATGGCTTGTACCAAAAGATGAATAACTTCAAGTTTTATTGCTGAGAAGATAGTGGCATGAATCCCAAGTAGATTAATTCTTCTAATTTATCTTAATTCAGTTCTAATGGGATGAAGATAGAATTGGAGAAGCATAATCTGTCATTCAAACCAAGCAAGCGATTACTAGACACCAAAAATTGTGTCAGGAAATGCTTCATATTGATGGAAACAAAAAGCAGGAAATAATACATCAGCAATTTGGAGTTCCACGTCTACTAGTCTAATAAAGATACAACATCACCAGTAGTCAGAAGGATCCAGACCCGATTCGATCTTGGTCTTGCAAGAGGACAGTGACTACTGATTTATCCGAAGCCAAGAAACGAATTCGGTCTGGGACAAGTTGGGGTAGAAGTTATATCTTGCTAGCATCACAGCTTGGTCTCCAAAAAGATTCGTGAAGATATCATCCTCTTCCAGTTTTAGTGACTTTTTCATGGCCTTTAAGCAAACATTCATCATCTTATCTTGGTAGCATATTTGATTAAAATCTCTCTACAACAAAAT encodes the following:
- the LOC133709486 gene encoding protein SRG1-like — its product is MAESSTPAKVELLATKTVQEQLTEGEVLVPQKYILKDGIPLPNASVELMDVPVIDLGLLAPSSFSMEEFDKLRSALTTWGCFQVINHGMTPEFLDKVREITKQFFALPLEEKQKYLRPVDNIEGYGNDMVFSEQQTLDWTDRLYLTVYPPDKRKLKFWPENPKSFRDTLDQYTSKLQVITETVLKGMARSLNLEEDCFLDKYGEQRKMDARFNFYPPCSRPDRVLGVKPHADGTIITLLLQDKEVEGLQFLKDGQWFRAPIVPEALLINVGDQAEILTNGLFKSPVHKVVTNAEKERISLATFCVPDSETDIEPFESLINESRPRLYRKIKNYGGIFLEYYQQGRRPIEAAII